Part of the Candidatus Brocadia sinica JPN1 genome, GTATTTTATATGACTTGATACGAGGTGTTTCTCTCCGGATATGATATCATTTGCAGTGAGGATTACGCTTCCATAGACATTGTCTCTGCCCAAGAGTATTTTTGCTGGATTGAAATATCCTTTTTCAAAATCCTTCTCCGTCACACCCTTTTCAAATGCGGTCTTTGCAGCCAGTTGTGCCGTGGTAAATGCAGAATCTATACCGTTTTTATAGGTACGGGATATCCCGGCATCCCCGATAATAACAAACCTGTTTGTGTACGGATGTCTGGCATGATTAACCGGTATCTTCGGGAAACAGATGCATCGTTTCTTTACATCATCCCAGCCTTTCGGGAGCATCTCCTGTATTTTCGGTTGGTTTAAAAACTCATTTAGCAGGGTCTTGTTCATCTCTTTGGTTCCCACAAGGCATATGGTCAAAAAATCTCCTTTGGGGATAAATGAGGCGAATCGTATAAATTTTAAGCCCAAGGAGAACACGTAGATATTGTTTCCATACAATGCATTATTTACCGCTCTTGTAGGGTAAATATCCATGATACAGGTTTGAACGGTTTTCGGGGGGATATAGCCAAAACCTAATTTCTGTAATTCATAAAGGGTGTCTGAGTTGACCCCAAAGGCGCCTACGACGAGGTCGGCTGTATATTCGGTTTTTGAAGCTTCTTTTCCATAGGTAAGTTTTATTGAGTCTTTTGGATTTTTGGGTATTTGAATATTTGTTACAGGATCGAGAATAACCTGGGCTCCCATTTCTTTAGCGTGTTCTAAGAGAAAATAATCAAAACTTTCACTCACGTCGCGATCGGCGAACCTGGGCCCGCTGCCACGAAATACCGTAACAATCCTGGTCTTGTGGGGATAGTGTAAAGGTATGCCATATTCAGGTACCTGGAGGAAATACCCTTCTATTTCTTGCTGGATACATGAGGGGGGAAGGTGGATGTTATGTTCCGGAAGTTTCCTGAGGAGCGCCTCGGAAAGCACACCCGCACTCATGTTACAACCGGGGGCACCTTTCCTGGCAAAATCTTTTTTCTCGAAGATTGTTACCGAAACCTCAATGCCTAACTGCCTTGCATATGTCAAGGCGAAATGTGCAAAAAAACTCCCGGCAGGACCACCGCCAATAACTGCTATTTTTGCCCCATTTTTTAGCTGCATGTGTATATGAAATCCTCATCCCAAATACTTTAGTGAGGCATTTGCATACAGTCATTTATGCTCTTCCAGATATTTTCTAACGGCTAGTTGTGAAACGGCAAATTCCTCAATCTTTCTTACCCTTTGTAAAACATGATGCCAATCTTCCGGCGTGCCGCAGGGGCCGTCTTCCTTAATCTTCTTTTCCAATTTTTTTAAGTCCAATTCCAGTAAGTCGAGTCTGTTTTTCAGATCTTTCATGGTGTTCTCCAATATTTTTCGTGATCAACTCACAAAAGTTTGAAATTCCTACACAATCAAATTACAACTGATTTAAAACTTTGCGTTCTTTGCACTTTTTGCGGTGAGTTATCAGGTATTTTACGGGATTTTCTTTGCTGGTTTATCATCCGTATGATAAAGCGAAAATTCATCTTTGGCTTTATCCGTCCAACCCTTTGCTGTATAAGCAATACCAAGCTTTTGGTGGATTTCCCTGTCTTTGGGTTTGCAGGCCAGCGCCTTATTGAATTCGCTGATTGCATCATCGATCAGCCCATTAGAGAAGTAGGAAAATCCCAGGTTGTAATGAACAGAGGCCTTTTGCTTGGTTTTATTTTCAGGGAGAAGCTCCAGAGACTTTCGGTACTCAGGAATGGCCTCACTGTGTAATCCCTTGCATCGATAGGCATAGCCTAGATTATAGTAGGCTTCTGCCGAATTTGGGTTTTGGTTAATGGCCGTCTGAAAGGCGCAGATAGCTTCATCCAGCAGACCCATATCCCGGTATAACAAGCCTTGATAATAATAGAGACCGGGATAATTTTTCTCTTTTTCTAATAGTGTATGAAATGCAGTCATGGCCTCTGAATAGTTTCCTTGATTGCCGCACGTCAACGCAAATTGGAACAGGTCATCGTTGTTCATGGATTTTAATTTATCGGTGATCTGCTGGGTGTCGGTTTTTTGAGAACCTGGGGCAGTTTTATGTATTTCATCGTTGATGCCGGTGGAATTATAAATGATTCCGGCATTGGGATACGTGGTGTCGTGCTTATTGCAACTTAGCACAGGAGCTAAAAGAAGAAAACCCAAGAAGATAACGATATAACTTTTCATGGTAAAAAACCTTTCTAACGGAATAAATTATACTGAATTTCTTATTCATCAGGTTAAAGGAATCATACGAAATTTTCAAGGAAAATAAGAGGAAATATATGGGTTGGCAGTACGATGTGATATGAACAGACTATTTAAGCATCGCAATCGTATGCTTTTTGTTTAACCAACTATAGGTGCCAACAACAATAAAATTGCGTTTTTCGGGTATAAAAATTTCTGCAATAGTTCTGTGCACATCTTCCAATTTGATATTGTGGATTTTCTGTGCCTGTTTTTCCGGTGTATCGGGTGTTTCCGGGGTAATCAGAAGCTCCTCAATGCCAAACCAGTTAGCCATGGCGAGTGGGCTGTCCATGATGAGTTGTGTCTGGCTGAATACCCGTTCCTCTGTCTGGTTCAGCTCCTGTTCCGTGATTCCTTCACGGTAAAGTTTGCGTACCTCATCCATAACGGCCTTAGTTGTTTTTTCAAAATTTTCCCTTTTTGTCGATGTATAGATGTCAATAGAACCAACGTCGGAAAACATGGTGGGGTAGCTTGTGATATCATAGACCAGCCCCAATCTCTCTCGTACATTCAATGATAATCTGGAACTGATTCCCCCTCCCAGGACATCTGCAATGAGAAGCATGATAATGGCTTTTTCGTGTTTATACGGATATGCCTTATGGCAGAGTTTAAAACTGACAGTTTGAGATGGAGATTTTTTGAAGAGGCATCTTGGCTCTGTTTGTGTAGTTTTCAGAGGTGGTTTCTGCCCGAAGAACTTTCCCTGCGCATTTCCGAATAGTTCGTTGACATAGTGAGCAACCATATCTTTCTCGAATTTTCCACTGATACAGAGAACGATGTTCTCCGGAGCAAAGAATTTTTTATAATGGATATTCAGGTCTTTGGCACGTAAGGCCGCGATGGTTTTTTCATCTCCGAATAAGGGCGCCTCTGCTGAGCCTTCCTTCCACATCAATGAAAATGACATATCGTCAATGCATACATAGTCTCCTTTTACATCAACGAACTGCCTCATCTCCTCCTGGATGATACGTCTTTCTATCTCGATATCGTCCGATCTGAAATTTTGCCCGAAAATGATGTCTCCAAGGATGTTTATGCCCCTTTCGATATGTTTGTTGTGTACCTGGATAATCACTGCGGAATATTCCGGCGATGTGTAAGCATCAATATCCCCACCGATATTGTCTATGGCCTGGAATAATTCGAAGGAATTTTTGAAAAGCTTCGTTCCGCGAAAAAGCATATGTTCAAGGAAATGTGATATGCCAAGGTTCTTTTCTTCTTCATATCTGGACCCCACGCCGATATAAGCAGACATAACAACGGAGTGGATATGGGGTATTTCCAGGTAAATTACACGCAATCCGTTCGGTAATAGTTCTTTGCTGTAAGTGTACATTGGTTTAAAAGGGAAAAATGTTTATCCTGAAAAACTGTATATTATTACCACTGTAAAATTTATAGTCCATGAATTTTTGGCAGGTGCTCAAGTTGTTTAAATTTATATTTGTCTTTCTAATGTATTGTTATACTAAAACGATATTGTAAAATAAATTTCAAATATGAAATTTTTACATTAGCAATAGTAATACCACAACACAGGCTAATTACTTCATATTGTGGCTAAATATCTGTTACCAAAAGAATAAGGTCATATTGTAAGACAACAAATATTTTTTGGAATGGAATTTGTGATATAATTTTACGGCTAATGGGAGATTCAATTCCCATGCTCTTTTATTTCACACAGGTACAATTATGAGTAACAAAATAATTGTATGAAAATTTAAAATATTTTGAAACAAGGAAAAAATGGACATTGATCTTATTATAAATAATCTGGCACACCCTCCCGTTCTCTTCTTCTTTCTTGGAATGATCGCGTCATTCTGCAAATCAGACCTGAAGATCCCCGACCCTCTCCCCAAGCTCTTTTCCCTTTACCTATTGCTTGCCATAGGATTTCATGGTGGGGTTGAATTGCGTAAGACCGGGCTTACTCAGGAAGTTGTATTTGCCCTATCCGCGGCCATGGGTATGGCGGTAATTGTGCCAATTTATGCCTTCTTTATCTTAAGAATTAAATTAGATGTTTATAATGCCGCAGCAATTGCCGCTACCTATGGTTCTATAAGCGCGGTGACATATATCACGGCTGTAACCTTTCTTCAGACTTTAGGCCTCGAGCCTGGAGGATACATGGTAGCCGCATTAGCGCTTATGGAGTCGCCAGCGATTGTTATAGGAATTATCCTGGCAAGGCTATTTGCTCCAAAGAAAGAGAACGAAAATGGATTTTCCTGGTCCGCAGTGTTTCGGGAAGCCTTCCTGAATGGTTCTGTGCTGCTTATAACGGGTAGCTTATTGATAGGATTAGCTTCAGGCGAAGAGGGATGGGATACCTTAAAGCCCTTTACCAAGGATATATTTAAAGGCATGCTCAGTTTTTTTCTCCTTGATATGGGACTTTTGGCAGCAAAGAGAATTGGTGATTTAAAAAGTGCTGGATTTTTTTTACCACCTTTTGCTATAGTAATTCCTGTTTTTAATGCTTGTATTGGTATTGTTTTAGCGAAACTTGTCGGTTTGCAGCCGGAAAATGCCCTTATGCTTTCGATTCTCTGTGCAAGCGCTTCATACATTGCGGTTCCTGCTGCTATGAGATTGTCGCTTCCCGAGGCAAATCCGAGCTTGTTTGTTCCCATGGCGTTAGCGATTACGTTCCCGTTTAATATTATAGTAGGAATACCGTTATATTACTATTTAATAAAGAGGGTCAATGAATTGATTCCAGCATTCGGGGGATAAAGGATTATGAAACCGGTATCAAAAGTAGAAATAATAATCGATTCTCTTGAAGTTGAACATGTCGTTAAGTTTCTCGATGAGATAGGAGTTTCTGGTTATAGTATTATCAATGATGTGGTCGGAAAAGGCCATAGGGGTGTAAGGTCTGGGTATGAATTCGCCGAACTATTTAAAAATAGTTACATAATGGTTGTTTGTGAAGAAAAGGAAATGCACAAGATCGTAGAGGCAATAAGGCCGATTATTAAGAAGTTTGGCGGCGTTTGCATTGTGTCCGATGTTATCATGAGAATACATAGAAATACCTAGAAGCTATGGGGTTAACGTCCTGCATTAACTTGTCAATTGTTCGCATATTTTTCAGCCATAGAAAGGGCCGTCCCATTTCTTCAAATTCCTTTCATCAATCAATGCCAACGTCACTCCCGTGATTTAAAGGCAGGACGTTTCCGATGGATTGAGAATCCTCACCTTTCTGCCCTCGATTTTTAATCTGCCCTCTGCAAAGAGGCGTATTGCCTCCGGATATGCCTCGCATTCCTCTTTAAAAACCCGCGCAGCAAGAGTGTCTGGCGTGTCATCTTCGAGGACGGGAACAGCCCTCTGGATAATTACGGGGCCGTTGTCGTACACATTATCCGCAAAATGTACCGTGCATCCGGAAACCTTTGCACCATAGTTGATGACAGCCTCATGCACCTTTTTGCCGTAATAATTGTGGCCGCAAAAGGCAGGAATAAGTCCCGGATGAATATTCATGACCCTGCCTTTGTACTGTTCGGGAATTTTGTAAAAATGTACGAAGCCTGCAAGGACGACAAGGTCGATAGGATGCTTATCCAATTCGTTCGTAATGGCGTGGCTAAAAGCTTCGATATCATTATAATCCGAATAAGGGATGATTGCTGCGCAAAGGTTGTGCTTTCTCGCTCGGTCAAGGCCAGCGGCGTTTGGTTTGCTGCTTATTACGATTTGAATTGTGGCAGGTAATTTCCCTGCCTCTATTTGGTCTATAAAGTTTTGAAGGGTATTGCCACCGCCAGAGATCAATACCCCTAAACGTATTTTTTTTATCATAAAAATAAGCAAAAATATTGACAAAGAATTTGTGATTTGCTATCATGCTCGTCTTCTTGGTTTTCGAAGAAAACCTTCTATAGCATGATACATAAAATATAATAATAGATTTTCTATGTCAAAGATAATTATCGAGAAATCAAAAAAAGCGTTTGCTGAGGCACAGAATTTTATACCGGGCGGGGTTAATAGTCCCGTCAGGGCTTTTGGCGCCGTAGGTGGCACCCCAATTTTTATAAAGTCAGGGTCAGGTTGCTATCTGACCGATGTCGATGGCAACAGGTATGTGGATTATGTGGGTTCATGGGGGCCGCTTATTTTAGGGCATGCAGATTCAAGGGTGGTAAAAAGGATTAACGAAGCGGTAGCCAATGGCACGAGTTATGGTGCGCCAACCGAGTTAGAGATAAAACTTGCCCAGCTTATTAAAGAAGCCATGCCGTCTATGGAAAAGGTGAGAATGGTCAACTCCGGTACAGAGGCTACGATGAGCGCCATCCGTTTGGCGAGGGGATTTACTGGGCGGGACGCAGTAGTTAAATTTGAGGGTTGTTACCATGGGCATGTGGACAGCTTGCTGATACAGGCAGGCTCTGGCGCCACAACGCTAGGGACACCCACCAGTCCTGGTGTTCCGCAAGATTTTGTTAAGCATACGATTTCCCTTCCTTATAACGATATCGATGCGGTAAATGAAGTTTGTTCAAACCGGGGAAAAGACATTGCTTGTATCATTGTTGAGGCAGTTGCCGGGAATATGGGAGTTGTGCCTCCGAAAAAGGGTTATCTTGAAGGGTTGAGAGAAATAACTAAAAAGCATGGTATTGTGCTGATATTGGATGAGGTTATGACTGGTTTCAGGGTTGCGCATGGCGGTGTGCAGTCTCTTTACCATATCACACCTGACTTAACTACGCTGGGAAAGATTATTGGCGGAGGTCTTCCGGTTGGGGCGTATGGTGGTAAGAAGGAGATTATGGATAGTATCTCTCCGGTGGGGCCAATATATCAGGCGGGTACTTTGTCGGGCAATCCCGTAGCTATGACTGCGGGTATTGCCACATTGGAAATACTGAAAGACAATCAAATTTATAAAACTTTGGAAGAAAAATCACAACGGTTGGCTGCGGGTATGGAAAAGGCATGCAAGGATGCAGCGGTGCCTGCCTATCACACCCGTGTAGGCTCGATGCTGTGTACTTTTTTTACCGATCAACCGGTTACGGATTATGCTACTGCCAAAAAAAGTGATACGAAACGATATGCAAAGTTTTTTCACGGCATGCTGGAAAGAGGGTTCTATTTTGCGCCATCGCAGTTTGAGGCAGTTTTTGTGTCGGTTGTTCATGGTGAAAAAGAGATTGATGCAACCATTGATGCCTTTAAGGCTGTAATGAAAGATTTTTAAAACGTAATTGTTCTTTAAAAAACCTGACCCGAACGAGTCGGAAGAGAAATGTAGGGCAAGGTTTTAGCCGTTCGGCTGAGCTCACGACAAAGTCTTGCGTTTGTTGCAGGAAAGCAAACCTGAAGGTTTGTCACTGCATGGTAGTGGTGACAATATCTTTGCAGAAATTGTCAAAAATATTTTTCTTAAAGATACCATTCTTGTGAGATTAGGTTCCCGCGGGGAAGAAAAATGCCCTCCTGTGTTTGCTCTTGCCAAAGGAAAGGGGGGAAAAGAAATTTTGAGGTATTATTTATGACAAACATAAATATAAGCGGTGACTTAAAAAGTATATTGGAACGTATCAGTGGAATGTGCTCCAAGACAGAGTCGATTTTAAGCCTTTGTATGGATGGCTTTATGAAGCATAAGGTCGCATTGCTTGATGATGCGAAGAGGATGAGCCAGGCCATTCACGACGAAGAGAACGAATTGATAAGTCTCCTCAGCAATAAAGCCGCAAGATCCGGCGTGAACAACGAGTCGATAAAATCCTTGATGGCGGTTGTGGGTCATATTGAAATGGCAACGAATGGATTGGATGGCATTCTTCAGCATGTAAAGACTAAGGTGGGTGAAGGGGTGTTATTCAGTGACAAAGGTGTGAATGAGATATCTCATCTCTTCAGAGAAACCCTTGATATATTAAAGACCGCTGGCGATATTCTCCTGACCAGGAACGAGGTACTGAAGAAGTACGTTACTGATAAATACGGAAGCATCAATCAAACTATTGATGCCTACTCGGAAGAGCATGAAGACCGGTTAATTAAGGGATTATGTCAACCCAGAAGTTCTTCATTGTATTTGAGCATTGTTGATGCTCTGGGTAAGGTTGTTTGGCACATAAAGCAGGCAGTTGAAAGATTTTTTTTGATGAGCAGGTGAGGGGTGGTCTTTGTCAGAAAGGATAAAGACAATAAGGTGTATAATATCGCCGGGCTTATTGGAAGCTTCGGTTTCACCGCGGCAGGCGCTATGGCAGGTGGATATTTTATCGGGAGTTATTTAGATAAAAAACTCGGTACATCTCCATGGTTCATGCTGTCGTTCATTTTGCTGGGAATTGCCGGAAGTTTCATCGAGTTCTTTAAGCTGGTAAAGAAGCTTTTGGAAGAAAATAAAAAAATGATAAGAGATGAAAAAATGGCCGCTTTGTTCTTTGATGAGGGCTTCCCTGATAGGGTGTTTAAGATGTCCCTCTATTTGTCATTGGTGGTAGTTGCTTATTCCCTGTCCTATATGTCTTTTATGTTGACCTTAAGCATTGCAATAGGCTGCCTTGTAAGCCTTGCTTCGTGTAAGGTACTCTGGTGGACGGTGCAGCAAGGGTTGTGGCACGGGAGGAGCGAAATTAAAAAATTTTTCTTAAAGGTGAGTATTTTAAAGTATTTTGCCATGGGTGGAATATTATTTTTCTCCTGTGTATTTCTGAAGATCAATATAGTTGCTATGGCGTCCGGTTTGAGTATTGTTATGGCGGTGATTATTATGAAGATTGGTAGTAAATTGCTGGTAAATTTTATGAACAAGTCGATTAAAGTGAGTGAGAAAGGAGCGTAGGTAAAGTGTCCGGTGCGGGTGGAGAAACTGAAAGTTCAACCGAACTGCCATCATTTGTTGACTTTGTGCCTGTTGATGCCCATAGTCAATTTTTCGGTTTGACGAAGCATGAGTGGGTGCCAATTATTATGTCAGCCACGATAATCATATTCCTGGGAATATTTTCTATCCTTGCTACAAGAAGATTGCGAAAAGTGCCCGGTAAGCTTCAGTCGTTTTTAGAAATTGTTGTGGAAGGGCTTGAAAATTTTACCAAATCACAGATGGGAAGGGCTGCTGGGCCGTTTATCCCATTTATTGGGACGTTGTTTATCTATATCTTTGCTATGAACATGCTGGGGCAGATACCCCTTTTCCACTCACCGACAAGTAATTTTAATACGACCATTGCTTTAACACTCATCGTTTTTTTTGTTACTCATTATCAGGGAGTTAAAAATAATGGTATCGTGGGTTATCTAAAGCATATGGGGGGTAAACCGATTTGGCTTGCTCCACTGGTTTTTCCCCTGCATCTCATGCAGGAATTGCTTTCACGTCCGCTTTCGTTATCGATGCGTTTGTTTGGTAATGTTATGGGTGAGGATACAATCATTGCGATATTTATAGGGATTTCTCCCTTTCTTTTGGGCTTTATTCCTTTACCTATGCATCTGCCAATGGTTTTTCTTGCATTATTAGGAAGTACCATTCAGGCAATGATTTTTTCTTTACTGGCAAGTTTTTACATCGCGGGTGCAATTGGCATCCACGAAGATGAACATCATTAATTTTTTAAAAAGGAGGAGGAAGTCGTGATTTATTTTGCAATATTGGCGTTGTCTGTGGCTTTGATTGCGATTGCTGCTTTTGGATGTGCTCTCGGACAGGGTATGGCTGTATATGGTGCAACTACGAGCATTGCAAGGCAGCCGGAAACGGCAGGGAAAATTCAATTGGTTATGTTTGTTGGTTTGGCGTTTATTGAATCATTAACGATTTATTCACTGATGATGTCCTTTATGCTCCTTGGTAAGTTGCCAAAGACTGAGGCAGTTCTCGAATTAATTCAGCATGCCGTTAAATAAAAGTTTGGGAGGAAACTGGTTTGGATATTTTAAATACCCTCGGTATTAATTTTAAATCCATAATCATCCAGGGTGTAGGCTTCTTAATACTGCTTTTTGTTCTCAAGAAGTTTCTTTTCGGTAAGATTTCGGCTATGATTAAGGCCAGAGCTGACGAGGTGAAAAACACGTATGAAAAAACCGAAAAGGACAGGGCAGAGGCTGAGCGACTGATGCTGGAATATCAGAGAAAACTTACTGAAGCGGAAGCAGAGGCTGCAAGAAGGGTTCAGGATGCCATCAACGAAGGGAATCGGATTAGTGAAGAGATTGTTAAGCGTGCCAAGGAAGAGGTTGATCTGATCAGGGGAAAGGCACAGGAAGGTATAGAACAGGAACGGAAGAAGGCCCTGACTGAAATCAGAAATCAGGTGGTAACTCTTTCTGTTTTAGCTTCTTCAAGGATCATCAAGCAATCCATAAGTCAAAAGACGGCAGAAAAACTTGTTGATGACTTTATTGAAGAAATAGGGGAATTGAGTGTTAGATAAAAGCGTTGCAATTACATTTATTAATGCCCTTTTAGAGGTTGCATCGAAGAAGGGGCTGTTTGATCAGATTGAAAAAGATTTGGATCTTGTTTGTGACGTAGTTTTAAAGCATGCCAACCTTAAGAAAGTATTGTTTCATCCGTCGGTTTCACGAACCAGCAAGAAGGAGTTAATAAGGAACATATTTGGTAAATCGGTTTCAGACCTTATGATGAACTTCTTGTGTTTATTGATTGACCGCAGAAAAGAAGGAATTTTGGATTTTGTCCCGGATGTGTGTAAAGAGGTTACTCTTGAAAAGAAGGGGGTCGTAAAAGCCACGGTACAGGTGGTTGCGCCCTTGACAGGAGATCGGTTGGAAGATTTTAAGAAACAGCTGAAAAAGATTACGGGTAAAACGGTAGAGCTGGAGGTTGTCCAGAATCCGGACATTCTCGGTGGAATGGTAATCCAAATCGGCAACAAGATGATAGATGGAAGTGTTGCAAATAGATTAAAAAATCTAAAAACCAAACTGTTGTCTTTACGCACAGCTTAGGTTTTGTGTCTTCTTAATGAGAGAATTACTCATGAGACTTGATTGCACATCTCTTGTTCTGAATTAATTTTCAAGTTTGATGAAATGAATGAAATAGTGGCAGGAGGTTTTCTCCTGCCATACATTTTGGTGATTAAGGGTTTTAGATAACTAAAGTTCTTTTGACATATGGTATTATTTCAGAATGGTAATGGAATAGCAAGATGTCATTCTGAGCAAAATGAAGGATCTTATTTACAATAGGAGTAGGGGATATGGCATTAGCATCCACTGATATTACTTCAATTATCAAAAAAGAGATTGAAGGATATGAAGAAAAATTAAAGTTGGAAAATGTGGGACACGTCATGCAAGTTGGTGATGGGGTTGCTCGTATTTATGGACTGGATGATTGCTTATCCAGCGAACTGTTAGAATTTCCCGATAGCGTATATGGTATTGCCATGAACCTCGAAGAGGACAATGTTGGTGCTATTCTTCTTGGTTCTGATGAAAAAATTAAAGAAGGTGATATCGTAAAGACTACCGGGAAAATTGTCCAGGTACCTGTAGGTAAGGCTTTGTTAGGCCGTGTAGTAAATGCTCTGGGGCAACCTATTGATGGAAAGGGACCTATCGCCGTTGATGAATATAGACCAATCGAAGGTCCTTCCCCCAATGTAGTGGAGAGACAGCCCGTAAAGGAGCCATTACAAACCGGCATTAAGGCAATTGATGCCATGATTCCAATCGGCAGGGGTCAGCGTGAGCTTATTATCGGTGACAGACAAACGGGTAAAACAGCAATTCTTATTGATACAATAATTAACCAGCGTGAATCCGGGGTCTATTGCATCTACGTGGCGATTGGCCAAAAGATGTCTACTGTTGCAGATGTTGTTAAGACGTTGGAAGAGAATAAGGTGATGGATATAAGTATTGTTGTGGTGGCTTCTGCTTCCGATCCTGCCCCGCTCCAATATATTGCACCGTATGCAGGTTGCGCAATGGGTGAATACTTCAGGGATAATGGTATGCATGCTGTGGTTATGTATGACGACCTCTATAAGCATGCGATTGCTTATAGACAGATTTCCCTCTTATTAAGGCGTCCGCCTG contains:
- a CDS encoding NAD(P)/FAD-dependent oxidoreductase, with translation MQLKNGAKIAVIGGGPAGSFFAHFALTYARQLGIEVSVTIFEKKDFARKGAPGCNMSAGVLSEALLRKLPEHNIHLPPSCIQQEIEGYFLQVPEYGIPLHYPHKTRIVTVFRGSGPRFADRDVSESFDYFLLEHAKEMGAQVILDPVTNIQIPKNPKDSIKLTYGKEASKTEYTADLVVGAFGVNSDTLYELQKLGFGYIPPKTVQTCIMDIYPTRAVNNALYGNNIYVFSLGLKFIRFASFIPKGDFLTICLVGTKEMNKTLLNEFLNQPKIQEMLPKGWDDVKKRCICFPKIPVNHARHPYTNRFVIIGDAGISRTYKNGIDSAFTTAQLAAKTAFEKGVTEKDFEKGYFNPAKILLGRDNVYGSVILTANDIISGEKHLVSSHIKYMFEHPDTWETKRMNEVLWNSVTGNAPYKDIFFKSVHPRLLINLFLVTARSLLRKNE
- a CDS encoding tetratricopeptide repeat protein, which encodes MKSYIVIFLGFLLLAPVLSCNKHDTTYPNAGIIYNSTGINDEIHKTAPGSQKTDTQQITDKLKSMNNDDLFQFALTCGNQGNYSEAMTAFHTLLEKEKNYPGLYYYQGLLYRDMGLLDEAICAFQTAINQNPNSAEAYYNLGYAYRCKGLHSEAIPEYRKSLELLPENKTKQKASVHYNLGFSYFSNGLIDDAISEFNKALACKPKDREIHQKLGIAYTAKGWTDKAKDEFSLYHTDDKPAKKIP
- a CDS encoding M16 family metallopeptidase translates to MYTYSKELLPNGLRVIYLEIPHIHSVVMSAYIGVGSRYEEEKNLGISHFLEHMLFRGTKLFKNSFELFQAIDNIGGDIDAYTSPEYSAVIIQVHNKHIERGINILGDIIFGQNFRSDDIEIERRIIQEEMRQFVDVKGDYVCIDDMSFSLMWKEGSAEAPLFGDEKTIAALRAKDLNIHYKKFFAPENIVLCISGKFEKDMVAHYVNELFGNAQGKFFGQKPPLKTTQTEPRCLFKKSPSQTVSFKLCHKAYPYKHEKAIIMLLIADVLGGGISSRLSLNVRERLGLVYDITSYPTMFSDVGSIDIYTSTKRENFEKTTKAVMDEVRKLYREGITEQELNQTEERVFSQTQLIMDSPLAMANWFGIEELLITPETPDTPEKQAQKIHNIKLEDVHRTIAEIFIPEKRNFIVVGTYSWLNKKHTIAMLK
- a CDS encoding sodium-dependent bicarbonate transport family permease, producing MDIDLIINNLAHPPVLFFFLGMIASFCKSDLKIPDPLPKLFSLYLLLAIGFHGGVELRKTGLTQEVVFALSAAMGMAVIVPIYAFFILRIKLDVYNAAAIAATYGSISAVTYITAVTFLQTLGLEPGGYMVAALALMESPAIVIGIILARLFAPKKENENGFSWSAVFREAFLNGSVLLITGSLLIGLASGEEGWDTLKPFTKDIFKGMLSFFLLDMGLLAAKRIGDLKSAGFFLPPFAIVIPVFNACIGIVLAKLVGLQPENALMLSILCASASYIAVPAAMRLSLPEANPSLFVPMALAITFPFNIIVGIPLYYYLIKRVNELIPAFGG
- a CDS encoding P-II family nitrogen regulator, with translation MKPVSKVEIIIDSLEVEHVVKFLDEIGVSGYSIINDVVGKGHRGVRSGYEFAELFKNSYIMVVCEEKEMHKIVEAIRPIIKKFGGVCIVSDVIMRIHRNT
- the purN gene encoding phosphoribosylglycinamide formyltransferase; its protein translation is MIKKIRLGVLISGGGNTLQNFIDQIEAGKLPATIQIVISSKPNAAGLDRARKHNLCAAIIPYSDYNDIEAFSHAITNELDKHPIDLVVLAGFVHFYKIPEQYKGRVMNIHPGLIPAFCGHNYYGKKVHEAVINYGAKVSGCTVHFADNVYDNGPVIIQRAVPVLEDDTPDTLAARVFKEECEAYPEAIRLFAEGRLKIEGRKVRILNPSETSCL
- the hemL gene encoding glutamate-1-semialdehyde 2,1-aminomutase; amino-acid sequence: MSKIIIEKSKKAFAEAQNFIPGGVNSPVRAFGAVGGTPIFIKSGSGCYLTDVDGNRYVDYVGSWGPLILGHADSRVVKRINEAVANGTSYGAPTELEIKLAQLIKEAMPSMEKVRMVNSGTEATMSAIRLARGFTGRDAVVKFEGCYHGHVDSLLIQAGSGATTLGTPTSPGVPQDFVKHTISLPYNDIDAVNEVCSNRGKDIACIIVEAVAGNMGVVPPKKGYLEGLREITKKHGIVLILDEVMTGFRVAHGGVQSLYHITPDLTTLGKIIGGGLPVGAYGGKKEIMDSISPVGPIYQAGTLSGNPVAMTAGIATLEILKDNQIYKTLEEKSQRLAAGMEKACKDAAVPAYHTRVGSMLCTFFTDQPVTDYATAKKSDTKRYAKFFHGMLERGFYFAPSQFEAVFVSVVHGEKEIDATIDAFKAVMKDF
- a CDS encoding AtpZ/AtpI family protein gives rise to the protein MVFVRKDKDNKVYNIAGLIGSFGFTAAGAMAGGYFIGSYLDKKLGTSPWFMLSFILLGIAGSFIEFFKLVKKLLEENKKMIRDEKMAALFFDEGFPDRVFKMSLYLSLVVVAYSLSYMSFMLTLSIAIGCLVSLASCKVLWWTVQQGLWHGRSEIKKFFLKVSILKYFAMGGILFFSCVFLKINIVAMASGLSIVMAVIIMKIGSKLLVNFMNKSIKVSEKGA
- the atpB gene encoding F0F1 ATP synthase subunit A, with the protein product MSGAGGETESSTELPSFVDFVPVDAHSQFFGLTKHEWVPIIMSATIIIFLGIFSILATRRLRKVPGKLQSFLEIVVEGLENFTKSQMGRAAGPFIPFIGTLFIYIFAMNMLGQIPLFHSPTSNFNTTIALTLIVFFVTHYQGVKNNGIVGYLKHMGGKPIWLAPLVFPLHLMQELLSRPLSLSMRLFGNVMGEDTIIAIFIGISPFLLGFIPLPMHLPMVFLALLGSTIQAMIFSLLASFYIAGAIGIHEDEHH
- the atpE gene encoding ATP synthase F0 subunit C, yielding MIYFAILALSVALIAIAAFGCALGQGMAVYGATTSIARQPETAGKIQLVMFVGLAFIESLTIYSLMMSFMLLGKLPKTEAVLELIQHAVK
- the atpF gene encoding F0F1 ATP synthase subunit B, translated to MDILNTLGINFKSIIIQGVGFLILLFVLKKFLFGKISAMIKARADEVKNTYEKTEKDRAEAERLMLEYQRKLTEAEAEAARRVQDAINEGNRISEEIVKRAKEEVDLIRGKAQEGIEQERKKALTEIRNQVVTLSVLASSRIIKQSISQKTAEKLVDDFIEEIGELSVR